A single region of the Polyodon spathula isolate WHYD16114869_AA chromosome 12, ASM1765450v1, whole genome shotgun sequence genome encodes:
- the LOC121324022 gene encoding nucleolar and spindle-associated protein 1-like — protein sequence MDMDLESLKYAELQRLAKDVGLKANMKAEKLLKALKQHFQKPQQDEVSREHEEHINMDTTSSTECGGLNLSQEQQTIETTVFVTKRRRHGRQTAKTKESNPENNREEEKTELQKEAENESKANVGETEQTVGQNPNKRKHCLTETVSSDSEAEVVENSPIKVTAENEREKCAVSETGPEQVIEKEKHQTVHPAGKIPRLAGLLNRKTIMKPTTPNFKKLHEAHFSRLESIDSYIQRKNKQIEALKNSVKEVKIMSEKANILKPSERRTPGQNSMKSLSNRSSSLFSPKTQEKKRTATPSNLHRSPRTSTNKLNTSVITTFKPTVLSARKINVRFSEATKDNEHKRSVVRTPSRRSQYTEIAKTPTGQSKRVKPSTDKLGVTSSNSKLPVATPFKFEGATAGTPGTNKKNIVFDLKASLARPLAYQPHKGKLKPLEATKENKAVLNKPLNSSVCSHQKNYKQHPIQTRGERREKHFEDRKQKKDKLIGVRRGLAMN from the exons ATGGACATGGATTTGGAGTCACTGAAATACGCGGAGTTGCAGCGACTTGCAAAGGATGTTGGTCTTAAAGCCAATATGaag GCTGAAAAGCTCCTGAAAGCTCTGAAGCAGCATTTTCAAAAGCCCCAGCAGGATGAGGTTTCAAGAGAACAT GAAGAACATATCAATATGGATACCACTTCTTCCACTGAGTGTGGTGGGTTAAACCTCAGTCAGGAGCAGCAGACTATTGAAACTACAGTATTTGTAACTAAACGCCGTAGACATGGCAGACAGACTGCCAAAACCAAGGAAAGCAATCCTGAAAACAACCGTGAAGAAGAGAAAACTGAGCTGCAAAAAGAAGCTGAAAATGAATCGAAG GCTAATGTTGGAGAAACGGAGCAGACTGTGGGACAAAACCCAAACAAGAGGAAACACTGCCTGACAGAGACAGTTTCTAGTGATTCTGAAGCAGAGGTGGTAGAAAACTCACCCATCAAAGTGACAGctgaaaatgaaagagaaaaatgtgcagtttcaGAGACTGGTCCTGAGCAGGTGATCGAAAAAG AAAAACATCAGACAGTACATCCAGCTGGGAAGATTCCTCGACTTGCAGGGCTTCTAAATCGAAAAACTATAATGAAGCCAACAACTCCAA acttcaagaagctgcatgaaGCACATTTCAGTAGGCTGGAGTCCATTGATTCTTACATTCAGAGGAAGAACAAGCAAATAGAAGCTTTAAAAAATTCTGTGAAAGAAGTCAAA attatgtCTGAGAAGGCAAATATCTTGAAACCGTCTGAGAGAAGAACTCCAGGCCAGAACTCCATG AAGTCCCTTTCAAACCGAAGCAGCTCCTTGTTTAGCCCAAAGACTCAGGAAAAGAAACGTACTGCAACTCCTTCTAATCTGCACAGATCACCACGTACTTCTACCAATAAGCTCAACACAAGTGTGATAACTACTTTCAAACCAACTGTACTCTCAGCCAGGAAAATTAATGTCAG ATTTTCTGAGGCAACAAAGGATAACGAGCACAAGCGCTCTGTTGTGAGGACCCCATCCCGGAGGTCCCAATATACTGAGATTGCTAAAACTCCAACAGGACAGTCGAAAAGGGTGAAGCCAAGCACTGACAAGCTAGGGGTAACAAGTTCAAATAGCAAATTGCCAG tggctaCACCATTCAAGTTTGAAGGAGCAACAGCTGGTACACCAGGGACTAACAAAAAGAATATTGTATTTGACTTGAAGGCCAGTCTTGCGCGACCACTTGCCTATCAGCCTCACAAAG GCAAACTTAAGCCATTGGAAGCTacgaaagaaaacaaagcagtaCTGAACAAACCTCTGAATTCAAGTGTGTGTTCACACCAGAAAAATTATAAACAGCACCCCATCCAAACAAG GGGAGAGAGACGAGAAAAACATTTTGAGGACAGGAAGCAGAAGAAAGATAAACTTATTGGTGTCCGAAGAGGCCTGGCCATGAactaa